The following coding sequences lie in one Hydrogenophaga sp. PBL-H3 genomic window:
- a CDS encoding Bug family tripartite tricarboxylate transporter substrate binding protein yields MKTLSISRRGLSALAGLALTSSLALGAATAAAQDVYPTKPVRFVNNFPAGGPSDLLARSVAQVLQETLKQPFVVENKAGAAGNIGAGDVAKSAADGYTVLFGIDTTVTVNPHLYATMPFKRSDLKPLVVMASSGLLVGVNPATGIKNLAGMVDMAKTKDLNFSSAGSGSPGHLAVEVIKEATQAKITHVPYRGNTPAVTAVLSGEVDGGVLATPGMLPHVQTGKITALAVTSRQRSRLTPELPTVAEAGLKSLEQEVLYVAMVPAATPDAVVQTLQKAIIDALKRPDVQARMANLDLFFEGLTGAQASQRMDALYNRYGPIVKATGMKVE; encoded by the coding sequence ATGAAGACCCTCTCCATCTCACGGCGCGGCCTGAGTGCACTCGCTGGCCTTGCGCTGACCAGCAGCCTTGCCCTGGGCGCCGCCACCGCAGCCGCCCAGGACGTGTACCCGACCAAGCCGGTGCGCTTCGTCAACAACTTCCCCGCCGGCGGCCCTTCGGACCTGCTCGCGCGCTCGGTGGCCCAGGTGCTGCAGGAAACGCTCAAGCAGCCCTTCGTGGTCGAGAACAAGGCCGGCGCGGCCGGCAACATCGGCGCGGGCGACGTGGCCAAGAGCGCGGCCGACGGCTACACCGTGCTGTTCGGCATCGACACCACCGTTACCGTCAACCCGCACCTCTACGCGACGATGCCGTTCAAGCGAAGCGACCTCAAACCGCTGGTGGTGATGGCGTCTTCCGGCCTGCTGGTGGGCGTGAACCCGGCCACCGGCATCAAGAACCTCGCCGGCATGGTGGACATGGCCAAGACCAAGGACCTGAACTTCAGCTCGGCCGGCAGCGGCAGCCCGGGCCACCTCGCAGTGGAAGTGATCAAGGAAGCCACGCAGGCGAAGATCACGCACGTGCCCTACCGCGGCAACACGCCGGCCGTCACGGCCGTGCTTTCGGGTGAGGTCGATGGCGGCGTGCTCGCCACACCCGGCATGCTGCCGCACGTGCAGACCGGCAAGATCACCGCGCTGGCCGTCACCAGCCGCCAGCGCTCGCGCCTGACACCCGAACTGCCCACCGTGGCCGAGGCGGGCTTGAAGAGCCTGGAGCAGGAGGTTCTCTACGTCGCGATGGTGCCCGCCGCCACGCCCGACGCGGTGGTGCAGACGCTGCAGAAGGCCATCATCGACGCGCTCAAGCGTCCCGACGTGCAGGCCCGCATGGCCAACCTCGACCTGTTCTTCGAAGGCCTGACCGGCGCACAGGCGAGCCAGCGCATGGACGCGCTCTACAACCGCTACGGCCCGATCGTGAAGGCCACCGGCATGAAGGTGGAGTGA
- a CDS encoding response regulator: MLTIDDNENDLLFTRIALQRCGVDYDIRAFERAQEALSLLATDPAHGIDLILLDINMPVMDGFAFLRAFEALPAAQRGHAVVVMLSSSSDPADRSRAAAHACVRGFVSKPLDKDTAAGLVRLIGPR; encoded by the coding sequence GTGTTGACGATTGACGACAACGAAAACGACCTGCTGTTCACCCGCATCGCCTTGCAGCGCTGCGGTGTCGACTATGACATCCGTGCTTTCGAGCGGGCACAGGAGGCGCTCAGCCTGCTGGCCACCGACCCCGCGCACGGCATCGATCTGATCCTGCTCGACATCAACATGCCTGTCATGGACGGTTTCGCGTTCCTGCGGGCGTTCGAGGCGCTGCCGGCAGCGCAACGCGGTCATGCCGTGGTGGTGATGCTCTCCTCGTCCTCCGATCCGGCCGACCGCAGCCGCGCCGCGGCTCACGCGTGCGTGCGAGGCTTCGTGAGCAAACCCCTGGACAAGGACACCGCCGCCGGACTGGTCCGCCTGATCGGGCCCCGATGA
- a CDS encoding MarR family winged helix-turn-helix transcriptional regulator produces the protein MPDKSPHDRLTEPQHQADLLLYRLYRIHITAGRLVVHLCESEFGITRREWRILSFLAEREGAQSSQLAEHAMLDRARTSRTLTTLASKKLVVRQPKPSDRREVNVFLTDEGRRLYGAIYPRVATINRELASGLTDAQRRQLDAMVDALQAQASRMVAAAPETPLPQDGGE, from the coding sequence ATGCCGGACAAGAGCCCTCACGACCGACTCACCGAGCCGCAGCACCAGGCCGACCTGCTGCTGTACCGGCTCTACCGCATCCACATCACGGCCGGCCGGCTGGTGGTGCACCTGTGCGAATCGGAGTTCGGCATCACGCGGCGCGAGTGGCGCATCCTGTCGTTCCTGGCCGAGCGCGAGGGTGCGCAGTCGTCGCAGCTGGCCGAACACGCCATGCTCGACCGCGCGCGCACCTCGCGCACACTGACCACGCTGGCGTCCAAGAAGTTGGTGGTGCGCCAGCCCAAGCCGTCGGACCGGCGCGAGGTGAACGTGTTCCTCACCGACGAAGGGCGGCGGCTGTACGGTGCGATCTATCCGCGCGTGGCGACGATCAACCGCGAACTGGCCTCGGGTCTGACAGACGCCCAGCGCAGACAACTCGACGCCATGGTGGACGCGCTGCAGGCGCAGGCCAGCCGCATGGTGGCGGCCGCGCCCGAGACGCCGCTGCCGCAGGACGGCGGGGAATGA
- a CDS encoding Bug family tripartite tricarboxylate transporter substrate binding protein — protein MQTRWMAGTCLALAALVNPLSGFAQDKPPLKIVVGFPPGGSADTLARLIGEALRNDFSSVVVENRPGAGGRIALQQVKRAAPDGQTVIVLPSGPMVLFPHVYKKLDYDAVADFTPVSLLARFQFGVVAGPASSAKTVKDMIAQAKAQPGKATYGTPGLGTLPHFMGVLFEQKAGASLNHVPFQGGGPANTALLGGHIDYKFDVVSETAELHRSGKVRIIAVTGSQRDPQVPEVPTLKEAGIDMDATAWFAMYGPAGLSPGVLARLNTAVASAMQRPEMRERMRGLGYDPVGSTPGELAAEQKSDLKRWEAPIKATGVQLD, from the coding sequence ATGCAAACACGATGGATGGCCGGCACCTGTCTGGCCCTTGCGGCCTTGGTCAATCCCTTGAGCGGCTTCGCGCAGGACAAACCGCCGCTGAAGATCGTGGTGGGCTTTCCGCCGGGCGGCTCGGCCGACACACTGGCGCGGCTGATCGGCGAGGCCCTGCGCAACGACTTCAGCTCCGTCGTGGTGGAAAACCGCCCCGGCGCGGGTGGCCGCATTGCACTGCAACAGGTCAAGCGTGCCGCGCCCGACGGGCAGACCGTGATCGTGCTGCCCAGCGGTCCCATGGTGCTCTTTCCCCACGTCTACAAGAAGCTGGACTACGACGCGGTGGCCGACTTCACGCCCGTTTCTCTGCTGGCGCGTTTCCAGTTCGGCGTGGTGGCCGGGCCGGCCAGCTCCGCCAAGACGGTGAAAGACATGATTGCGCAGGCCAAGGCGCAACCCGGCAAGGCCACCTACGGCACGCCGGGCCTGGGCACGCTGCCGCACTTCATGGGCGTGCTGTTTGAACAGAAAGCAGGTGCCTCGCTCAACCACGTGCCGTTCCAGGGCGGCGGTCCGGCCAACACCGCCCTGCTAGGTGGCCACATCGACTACAAGTTCGACGTGGTGTCCGAAACCGCCGAACTGCACCGCTCGGGCAAGGTGCGCATCATTGCCGTCACGGGCAGCCAGCGCGATCCGCAGGTACCCGAGGTACCCACCTTGAAGGAGGCGGGCATCGACATGGACGCCACCGCCTGGTTTGCCATGTATGGCCCGGCCGGGCTCAGCCCCGGCGTGCTCGCACGCCTCAACACCGCTGTGGCCAGTGCCATGCAGCGGCCCGAGATGCGCGAGCGCATGCGCGGCCTGGGCTACGACCCGGTGGGCTCCACGCCGGGCGAACTGGCCGCTGAACAGAAATCCGACCTGAAACGCTGGGAAGCCCCGATCAAGGCCACCGGCGTGCAACTCGACTGA
- a CDS encoding sulfatase family protein: MTPQRPNIIYIVCDDLGYADLGCYGGRAADFGPVSPHIDRLAAGGVKFTQGYANSPVCSPTRFALITMRYQYRLRGAMEEPINSRSKGSTTLGLPPEVPTLPSLLKKAGYHTALIGKWHLGYPPTFGPLRSGYDEFFGIMAGGVDYFTHCSSSGEHDLYIDEDEHHEVGYLTDVLSQRAVDHIHQRAADAKAGKPFLLSLHYTAPHWPWETRDDAHMAPELAKNLFHLHGGDVQTYRRMIHHMDEGIGRLMAALREHGLEENTLIVFTSDNGGERFSDNWPLVGGKMDLTEGGIRVPWIAHWPAAIPAGTVSTQHCMTMDWSATLLEAGGGQADPDWPLDGVSLLRVLREPAQRFERTLYWRMNHRGQRALREGDWKYLQVDGHEYLFNIAKDERERANLAAREPECLARMRAQWLAWDASVPPIPADATVSLGYSVKDMPQR; this comes from the coding sequence ATGACCCCGCAACGCCCCAACATCATCTACATCGTCTGCGACGACCTCGGCTACGCCGACCTCGGCTGCTACGGCGGTCGCGCGGCGGACTTCGGCCCGGTCTCGCCGCACATCGACCGCCTGGCTGCGGGCGGCGTGAAGTTCACCCAGGGCTATGCCAACTCGCCGGTGTGCTCGCCCACACGCTTCGCGCTCATCACCATGCGTTACCAGTACCGGCTGCGCGGCGCGATGGAGGAACCCATCAACAGCCGCAGCAAGGGCAGCACCACACTGGGCCTGCCGCCCGAGGTTCCCACCCTGCCCTCGCTGCTGAAAAAGGCCGGGTACCACACCGCGCTCATCGGCAAATGGCACCTGGGCTACCCGCCCACGTTCGGGCCACTGCGTTCGGGCTACGACGAGTTCTTCGGCATCATGGCCGGGGGTGTCGACTACTTCACCCACTGCTCGTCCAGCGGCGAGCACGACCTCTACATCGACGAAGACGAACACCACGAGGTGGGCTACCTCACCGACGTGCTCTCGCAGCGCGCGGTCGACCACATCCACCAGCGCGCGGCCGACGCGAAAGCGGGCAAGCCCTTCCTGCTCAGCCTGCACTACACCGCGCCGCACTGGCCCTGGGAAACGCGCGACGACGCGCACATGGCGCCCGAGCTGGCGAAGAACCTGTTCCACCTGCACGGCGGCGACGTGCAGACCTACCGCCGCATGATCCACCACATGGACGAAGGCATCGGCCGCCTCATGGCCGCGCTGCGCGAGCACGGGCTGGAAGAGAACACGCTGATCGTCTTCACCAGCGACAACGGCGGCGAGCGTTTCTCCGACAACTGGCCGCTCGTGGGCGGCAAGATGGACCTCACCGAAGGCGGCATCCGCGTGCCGTGGATCGCACACTGGCCGGCGGCCATTCCCGCCGGCACCGTGAGCACGCAGCACTGCATGACCATGGACTGGTCGGCCACGCTGCTGGAGGCCGGTGGCGGCCAGGCCGACCCGGACTGGCCACTGGACGGCGTGAGCCTTCTCAGGGTGTTGCGCGAGCCCGCGCAGCGTTTCGAACGCACGCTGTACTGGCGCATGAACCACCGCGGCCAGCGCGCGCTGCGCGAGGGCGACTGGAAGTACCTGCAGGTCGATGGTCACGAATACCTTTTCAACATCGCGAAGGACGAGCGCGAGCGCGCCAACCTCGCCGCGCGCGAGCCCGAGTGCCTGGCGCGCATGCGTGCGCAGTGGCTGGCCTGGGACGCGAGCGTGCCGCCGATCCCGGCGGATGCCACGGTGAGCCTGGGCTACTCCGTGAAGGACATGCCGCAGCGCTGA
- a CDS encoding methyl-accepting chemotaxis protein: MFRLTSLGVSKRLGILVASAVAGLAVLLAIFLISEKNLILEERQNGVRQTVETAHGLAVHFHGLAKQGKMTDEQARGLALDAIRSLRYSGAEYFWINDMQPVMVMHPIKPELEGKDLSGNKDPTGKHLFVEFVNTVKQSGAGYVSYMWPKPGSEAPVQKVSYVKGFAPWGWVIGSGVYVDTVTATIWQRTLMMGLSSLVLAALLLGVGLVIARSILKQLGGEPSHASAITDCIAQGDLSVRIDLQPGDTHSLLHGLRVMRDNMAGIVSRVRQGSESVALASTEIAQGNHDLSARTEGQASALEQTSASMEELGSTVRQNADNARQANALAQSASSVAVQGGEVVGQVVDKMRAINESSKKIADIISVIDSIAFQTNILALNAAVEAARAGEQGRGFAVVAGEVRLLAGRSAEAAKEIKGLISDSVDRVDQGSALVDQARNTMNEVVQSIRRVTDIVGEISSASTEQSSAVAQVGEAVTQMDQSTQQNAAMVEQMASAASGLKSQADDLVQTVATFKFA; the protein is encoded by the coding sequence ATGTTTCGACTGACTTCCCTCGGCGTCTCCAAAAGACTCGGCATCCTCGTGGCCAGCGCCGTGGCTGGCCTGGCCGTGCTGCTCGCCATCTTCCTCATCTCCGAAAAGAACCTCATCCTCGAAGAGCGCCAGAACGGCGTGCGCCAGACGGTGGAGACTGCGCACGGCCTGGCGGTGCACTTTCACGGACTGGCCAAGCAAGGCAAGATGACCGACGAGCAGGCCAGGGGCCTCGCGCTGGACGCCATCCGCTCGCTGCGCTACAGCGGCGCCGAGTACTTCTGGATCAACGACATGCAGCCGGTGATGGTGATGCACCCGATCAAGCCGGAGCTCGAAGGCAAGGACCTCAGTGGCAACAAGGACCCGACCGGCAAACACCTGTTCGTCGAGTTCGTCAACACCGTCAAACAATCGGGCGCTGGCTATGTGTCCTACATGTGGCCCAAGCCCGGCAGCGAAGCGCCGGTGCAGAAGGTGTCGTATGTGAAGGGCTTTGCACCCTGGGGCTGGGTGATCGGCTCGGGCGTCTACGTGGACACCGTCACCGCAACCATCTGGCAGCGCACCCTGATGATGGGCCTGAGCTCGCTCGTGCTGGCTGCGCTGTTGCTGGGGGTGGGCCTGGTGATCGCGCGCAGCATCCTCAAGCAGCTCGGGGGCGAGCCGAGCCACGCCAGTGCCATCACCGACTGCATCGCACAGGGCGACCTCAGCGTGAGGATCGACCTGCAACCGGGCGACACGCACAGCCTGCTGCACGGCCTGCGCGTGATGCGCGACAACATGGCCGGCATCGTGAGTCGCGTGCGCCAGGGCAGCGAGTCGGTGGCGCTGGCCAGCACCGAGATCGCACAGGGCAACCACGACCTGAGCGCGCGCACCGAAGGCCAGGCCAGCGCGCTGGAGCAGACCTCCGCCAGCATGGAAGAACTCGGCAGCACGGTGCGCCAGAACGCCGACAACGCACGCCAGGCCAACGCACTGGCGCAAAGCGCTTCGTCTGTTGCCGTGCAGGGCGGCGAGGTGGTGGGGCAGGTGGTCGACAAGATGCGCGCCATCAACGAGTCCAGCAAGAAGATCGCCGACATCATTTCGGTGATCGACAGCATCGCCTTCCAGACCAACATCCTGGCGCTCAACGCCGCGGTGGAAGCGGCGCGCGCTGGCGAGCAAGGGCGCGGCTTCGCCGTGGTGGCGGGCGAGGTTCGCCTGCTGGCCGGTCGCAGCGCCGAGGCCGCCAAGGAAATCAAGGGCCTGATCTCCGACAGCGTGGACCGTGTCGATCAAGGCTCGGCCCTGGTGGACCAGGCACGCAACACCATGAACGAGGTGGTGCAGAGCATCCGCCGCGTCACCGACATCGTGGGCGAGATCAGCTCGGCCAGCACCGAGCAGAGCAGCGCCGTGGCCCAGGTGGGCGAGGCCGTCACCCAGATGGACCAGAGCACGCAACAGAACGCGGCCATGGTCGAGCAGATGGCTTCGGCCGCCAGTGGCCTCAAGAGCCAGGCCGACGATCTGGTGCAGACCGTGGCGACCTTCAAGTTCGCCTGA
- a CDS encoding SulP family inorganic anion transporter: MSRLKRLLPFLSWPRPDASLLRGEAMAGLTVGLMVVPQGVAYAALAGMPLITGIYASLLPALIAVLFSASVRLAVGPTALTCLLISASLSGLAEPGSAQWIALAVWLALLSGLLQIVLGFARFGWLLNLVNSPVLMAFTQGAAVLIIASQLPALLGLGGWDQLFDPAHLHLPSLAFGLGSLAALMLARRWRPGFPTVLAVVVASAGISALTGFEAGGGAVIGTLPQGLPTPYLPTWPGWSVLGQLVLPTLVITLVSFLETASSAKVDNGQRGQRWDQDQDLIGQGLAKLASGFCGAFPTSSSFSRSALNLYAGAHTGWATVFSVVVVLVALLVLTPLLHHVPMAVLAAIVLVAILGLVKPRAFVQLWTVSRVEAGIAGVTFAVTLLAAPRLYWGVLAGVLMALSHFLYLRLHPRIIEVGLHPDGSLRDRHLWHLPPLAPDLYALRMDAALDFATANGFERAIAEHIATHPLTRHVMLIAHPINWIDATGAEAFGRLREHLDDLRIELHLVGIKLPVEEVLRRAGHLDAGPRLHLYRTEAEALRAAMELPPPTT, translated from the coding sequence ATGTCCCGTTTGAAACGTCTGCTGCCGTTCCTCTCCTGGCCGCGCCCCGACGCGAGCTTGTTGCGCGGCGAGGCCATGGCAGGCCTCACCGTGGGACTGATGGTGGTGCCGCAAGGCGTGGCCTACGCCGCACTGGCGGGCATGCCGCTGATCACCGGCATTTACGCCTCGCTGCTGCCTGCGCTGATCGCGGTGCTGTTCAGTGCCTCGGTGCGCCTGGCGGTGGGGCCCACCGCGCTCACCTGCCTGCTCATCAGCGCCTCGCTCAGTGGCCTGGCCGAGCCGGGCAGCGCGCAGTGGATCGCGCTGGCCGTGTGGCTGGCGCTGCTCAGCGGCCTGCTGCAGATCGTGCTGGGTTTTGCGCGCTTCGGCTGGCTGCTCAACCTGGTGAACTCGCCGGTGCTCATGGCCTTCACCCAGGGCGCGGCGGTGCTCATCATCGCTTCGCAGTTGCCGGCCCTGCTCGGGCTGGGCGGCTGGGACCAGCTGTTCGACCCGGCCCACCTCCACCTGCCTTCGCTGGCTTTTGGCCTGGGCAGCCTCGCCGCGCTGATGCTGGCGCGCCGCTGGCGCCCGGGCTTTCCCACCGTGCTGGCGGTGGTGGTGGCCAGTGCGGGCATCAGCGCGCTGACCGGCTTTGAGGCCGGTGGCGGCGCGGTGATCGGCACGCTGCCGCAGGGCCTGCCCACGCCCTACCTGCCCACCTGGCCGGGCTGGAGCGTGCTGGGCCAGCTCGTGTTGCCCACGCTGGTGATCACGCTGGTGAGTTTTCTGGAGACGGCGTCCAGCGCAAAGGTCGACAACGGTCAGCGCGGCCAGCGCTGGGACCAGGACCAGGACCTGATCGGCCAGGGTCTGGCCAAGCTGGCCTCGGGGTTCTGCGGTGCTTTTCCCACCAGTTCGTCGTTCTCGCGCTCTGCGCTCAATCTGTACGCGGGCGCCCACACCGGCTGGGCCACGGTGTTCTCGGTGGTGGTGGTGCTGGTGGCGCTGCTGGTGCTCACTCCGCTGCTGCACCATGTGCCCATGGCGGTGCTGGCGGCCATCGTGCTGGTGGCCATCCTGGGCCTCGTCAAGCCCCGGGCTTTCGTGCAGCTGTGGACGGTCTCCCGGGTGGAAGCCGGCATTGCCGGCGTCACCTTTGCCGTGACGCTGCTGGCCGCGCCGCGCCTGTACTGGGGGGTGCTGGCGGGCGTGTTGATGGCGCTCTCCCATTTCCTCTACCTGCGGCTGCACCCGCGCATCATCGAGGTCGGCCTGCACCCCGACGGCAGCCTGCGCGACCGCCACCTGTGGCATCTGCCGCCCCTGGCGCCCGACCTCTACGCGCTGCGCATGGACGCCGCACTCGATTTCGCCACCGCCAACGGCTTCGAGCGCGCGATCGCCGAGCACATTGCCACCCACCCGCTCACGCGCCACGTGATGCTGATCGCGCACCCGATCAACTGGATCGACGCCACCGGAGCCGAGGCCTTCGGCCGCCTGCGCGAACACCTGGACGACCTGCGCATCGAGCTGCACCTGGTGGGCATCAAGCTGCCGGTGGAAGAGGTGCTCAGGCGGGCGGGCCACCTGGACGCGGGCCCGCGGCTGCACCTCTACCGCACCGAAGCCGAAGCGCTGCGCGCCGCCATGGAGCTGCCTCCGCCGACGACCTGA